The following coding sequences lie in one Flavobacterium cyclinae genomic window:
- the rnc gene encoding ribonuclease III, translated as MRRLFNKIRKNSRSQEDGIFFEKITKILGFQPKELKYYKKAFTHRSANKVDDKGNPFNYERLEFLGDAMLGSVIAAHLYNEVPSGDEGYLTKMRSKIVSREHLNELGRDFNLLQFVESKVNSSQFGENIHGNLFEAFIGAIYLDKGFTYCEKFIQNKIIKQYVDIAKLEGKVISYKSLIIEWCQKEKVPFAFDFIEDNGQEGQKYFSVKLSINNKIVAKARATSKKKAEEKAAQRAYFAFQEKISKK; from the coding sequence ATGCGTCGTTTATTTAATAAAATACGAAAAAACTCCCGTTCTCAAGAAGACGGGATTTTTTTTGAAAAAATTACCAAAATACTTGGTTTTCAACCAAAAGAATTAAAATATTACAAAAAAGCATTTACTCATCGTTCAGCAAATAAAGTGGATGATAAAGGAAATCCTTTTAACTACGAGCGATTAGAATTTCTAGGTGATGCTATGCTAGGAAGTGTAATTGCTGCTCATTTATACAACGAAGTCCCTTCTGGAGATGAAGGTTATTTGACAAAAATGCGTTCAAAAATTGTAAGTAGAGAGCATTTGAATGAATTAGGCCGTGATTTCAACTTATTGCAATTTGTTGAAAGTAAAGTCAATTCGAGTCAGTTTGGCGAAAATATTCACGGGAATTTATTTGAAGCATTTATTGGAGCTATTTACTTGGATAAAGGCTTTACCTATTGCGAAAAATTCATCCAAAACAAAATCATTAAACAATATGTAGACATTGCCAAATTAGAAGGTAAGGTAATCAGTTACAAGAGTTTAATAATCGAATGGTGTCAAAAAGAGAAAGTACCATTTGCCTTTGATTTTATAGAAGACAACGGACAAGAAGGACAAAAATATTTCAGCGTAAAATTGTCGATTAACAACAAAATCGTTGCCAAAGCCAGAGCAACTTCTAAGAAAAAAGCAGAAGAAAAAGCGGCACAAAGAGCCTATTTTGCCTTTCAAGAAAAAATTTCGAAAAAATAA
- a CDS encoding IPExxxVDY family protein — protein MAIHKIQINDFVSDDYELIAIHSSLEDYKLAYRLNKELGLQLQKNDNYIEISISEGKSAFENFAFDDEKNDVIWTLIENKTTIINSNKQTSSLFEQVDITVFLLPEYKKADYLIKIENVDYGFDADEIIDKIVKIKNITTAYSIDTTNLKSKNNLIF, from the coding sequence ATGGCCATTCATAAAATTCAAATAAACGATTTTGTTTCAGATGATTATGAGTTAATTGCCATTCATTCATCTTTAGAAGATTACAAATTAGCGTATCGCTTAAACAAAGAATTAGGATTACAGTTACAAAAAAATGATAACTATATAGAAATCTCTATTTCGGAAGGAAAAAGCGCATTTGAAAATTTTGCTTTTGATGATGAAAAGAACGACGTAATTTGGACCTTAATCGAGAATAAAACCACGATTATCAATTCAAACAAACAAACAAGTTCGCTTTTTGAACAAGTTGACATCACCGTTTTTTTACTTCCAGAATATAAAAAAGCAGATTATTTGATTAAAATTGAAAATGTCGATTATGGCTTTGATGCCGATGAAATCATCGATAAAATAGTAAAAATCAAAAACATAACCACTGCTTATTCCATTGATACAACAAACTTAAAATCAAAAAATAATTTAATTTTTTAA
- a CDS encoding acyl carrier protein: MSDIASRVKAIIVDKLGVDENEVVAEASFTNDLGADSLDTVELIMEFEKEFDIQIPDDQAENIATVGQAISYIEEAKK, translated from the coding sequence ATGTCAGACATTGCATCAAGAGTAAAAGCGATTATCGTAGACAAATTAGGCGTTGACGAAAACGAAGTTGTAGCAGAAGCTAGCTTCACAAACGATTTAGGAGCTGATTCATTAGACACTGTTGAGCTAATTATGGAGTTCGAAAAAGAATTTGATATTCAAATTCCAGACGACCAAGCTGAAAACATTGCTACTGTAGGTCAAGCTATTTCTTACATCGAAGAAGCTAAAAAATAA
- the purN gene encoding phosphoribosylglycinamide formyltransferase, with protein sequence MKNIVLFASGNGSNAEEIIKFFKNSEIGKVVAIFSNKAEAKVLDRAKNHNIPSVVFNKTQLNEGFVLEQLHSFQPDLIVLAGFLLKFPESILKEYPKVINIHPALLPKYGGKGMYGMNVHQAVLENKEKETGITIHYVNEHYDEGEFIFQKSVNIEDCKTAEEIANKVHELEHQYFPEVIGKLITNH encoded by the coding sequence ATGAAGAATATTGTGCTTTTTGCTTCAGGAAATGGATCCAATGCAGAAGAAATAATTAAGTTTTTTAAAAATAGCGAAATTGGAAAAGTAGTTGCCATTTTTTCTAACAAGGCTGAAGCCAAAGTGTTAGATCGCGCAAAAAATCATAACATTCCTTCAGTTGTTTTTAATAAAACGCAGTTAAATGAAGGTTTTGTGTTGGAACAATTGCATTCATTTCAGCCTGATTTAATTGTTTTAGCTGGATTTCTACTAAAATTTCCTGAATCTATACTAAAAGAATATCCAAAAGTGATCAATATTCATCCTGCTTTATTGCCAAAATACGGCGGAAAAGGAATGTACGGCATGAATGTGCATCAAGCTGTTCTCGAAAATAAAGAAAAAGAAACAGGAATCACCATTCATTATGTAAACGAACATTACGATGAAGGCGAGTTCATTTTTCAAAAGTCAGTAAACATCGAAGATTGTAAAACTGCGGAAGAAATTGCAAATAAAGTCCACGAATTAGAACATCAATATTTTCCTGAAGTAATAGGAAAGCTAATCACCAATCACTAA
- the fabF gene encoding beta-ketoacyl-ACP synthase II, translated as MQLKRVVVTGLGALTPIGNTLQEYWDGLVNGKSGAAPITYYDTEKHKTKFACEIKNFNVEDFIDKKEVRRMDKFAQYAIVASDEAIKDAGITLENVNKHRVGVIWGAGIGGLQTFQDEVMNYAAGDGTPRFNPFFIPKMIADIAPGHISMRNGFMGPNYTTVSACASSANALVDAFNYIRLGMCDVIVSGGSEAAVTIAGMGGFNSMQALSTRNDSPETASRPFDATRDGFVLGEGAGALVLEEYEHAIARGAKIYCEVGGGGLSSDAYHLTAPHPEGIGVIAVMENCLRDAGMKPEDVDHINTHGTSTPLGDVAELKAIKAVFGEHAKNININSTKSMTGHLLGAAGAIEAIASILAMQNGIVPPTINHTTVDENIDPSLNLTLNKAQKREIKVAMSNTFGFGGHNACVLFKKFEN; from the coding sequence ATGCAATTAAAGCGTGTTGTTGTAACAGGTCTTGGAGCACTAACTCCTATTGGAAATACACTTCAAGAATATTGGGACGGTCTTGTGAACGGAAAAAGTGGCGCAGCCCCAATTACATATTACGATACTGAAAAGCATAAAACCAAATTTGCTTGTGAGATTAAAAACTTCAATGTAGAAGATTTTATCGACAAAAAGGAGGTTCGCAGAATGGATAAGTTTGCTCAATATGCTATTGTTGCAAGTGATGAAGCCATCAAAGATGCTGGTATTACATTAGAAAATGTAAACAAACATAGAGTTGGAGTTATTTGGGGAGCAGGTATTGGAGGTTTACAAACATTCCAAGACGAAGTAATGAATTATGCCGCTGGTGATGGAACACCGCGTTTTAATCCATTCTTTATTCCAAAAATGATTGCTGATATTGCACCTGGACATATTTCAATGCGAAATGGTTTTATGGGTCCAAACTATACAACAGTTTCTGCATGTGCTTCTTCAGCTAATGCTTTAGTAGATGCATTTAACTACATTCGTTTAGGAATGTGTGATGTAATTGTTTCAGGAGGTTCAGAAGCAGCTGTTACCATTGCAGGTATGGGCGGATTTAACTCAATGCAAGCTTTATCAACAAGAAACGATAGTCCTGAAACCGCTTCAAGACCATTTGATGCTACTCGTGATGGATTTGTTTTAGGTGAAGGTGCTGGTGCATTAGTTTTAGAAGAATACGAACATGCGATTGCGCGTGGTGCTAAAATCTACTGTGAAGTAGGTGGTGGTGGTTTATCTTCTGATGCTTACCACTTAACTGCTCCACATCCAGAAGGAATTGGAGTTATTGCTGTTATGGAAAACTGTTTACGTGATGCTGGAATGAAACCAGAAGATGTAGACCACATCAACACTCACGGAACATCAACTCCACTTGGAGATGTTGCTGAGTTAAAAGCTATTAAAGCGGTTTTTGGCGAGCATGCTAAAAACATCAACATTAACTCAACTAAATCGATGACAGGTCACTTATTGGGTGCTGCCGGTGCTATTGAAGCTATTGCTTCTATCTTGGCAATGCAAAACGGAATTGTTCCTCCAACGATTAACCATACCACTGTAGATGAAAACATTGATCCATCGTTAAACTTAACTTTAAATAAAGCGCAAAAACGCGAAATTAAAGTAGCTATGAGTAATACTTTTGGTTTTGGTGGACATAACGCTTGTGTTTTATTCAAAAAATTTGAGAACTAA